TGTTGATGCCAGTTTAGAAAAATTAGAGATAAAGAAGGAGAAAAGTACAGTAAAACCTAACAAGAAAGAATCGGTAGAAGAAGTTCCCACACAAGACACGGTAAAGCAGAAAAAACAAAAAGAGGTAAAAGAAAAGAAGGAAAAAGTACGCAGGGAAAAGAAGGGGAAAGTAGAGAAGGCACAGAAGTCTAAAGAAGCAATTGTTGCAGATAAGAATGTAAAGGCAGCAGCTAAAGAAAAAGAACCACAAGTTGAAAAGGAAGCTAAAGCTGAAAAATCGGCAGCGCGTAAGCAGCCTAACAATAATACAAGTGTAGTACCATCGGTTGTATCTCATAAGGATTTGGTAAAAGAGAAAAAGGTGGTTGCTCCCCCAGCCGAAACAGTTGTTGCCGTTCCGATACAAGTTCCTGTTGCTACCATTTACTTTGTAAAAAATGCATCGTTTATCACAGACTTTTCTAAAGCAAAATTGAAACCAATTGTAGCAGAGCTAAAGGCAAATGCAGGGAAAAAAGTAGTGGTAAATATTCATGCAGGAAAAGATGAACAAAATGTAGATATGCTTTGCCAAACCCGATTGCAAGCCACACGTCAATTTTTCGCACAAAATGGAATAGATGGTGCACGCATAGAGGCAAAATTGTTAGGCAATACAACTCCTGTAAACGATTGTACTCCGGCCGCTAACTGCCCGGAGCATAAATTGATTTTAAATAGGCGCGTAGAATTTTTTTGGAAGTAAAAAATATAACCAGCCCGCTCGAAAATTTTTATTTTGGGTGCGAAGATGTTTCACGCCATCAACGATTTCTTGAGGAGCATTTGGCGGTTTTTTCCGGTGCAGTTGCTGGTGTTGGCATTGCGCAAGCATCAGTTATTGCTATTGATTTGGGGATTTCTATTTGCCATTATTGTAGGTAAACTAGGTGTAAGTTTTGGTGTGCCGTATTTGTTTTTGGTGCCGGAATACCTTGGTACGGTAGGCTATTTGAGCTTTGCCCTCGTGGGCATGGGCTTTGGCGTTATGTTTGTTACCTGGAATATTGTGAGCTACATGCTGCATTCGCATAGATTCCAGTTTTTGGCAAGCCTAGAAAAACCACTATCGGTTTTTTTTATCAATAATTCCATTTTGCCTGCAGTGTTTTTAATTGGTTATGTGTGGAGTATTATTCGCGTTCAAAAGTATTTTGAGTTTCAAAGTTGGGAGCAGGTAGGAATAGATATTGTAGGCTTTTTTGCAGGTTTTGTTTTCATTTTAGTGCTTACTTCTATTTATTTTCAGTTAGCAAACAAAACTGCTAAAGGGGTTGCTTCTTCCTATAAAATGGAACTGCGCAGGAAAAGACTTTTTAAGCGTTTGGAGCAAAACGAAGAGTTGGAGTTAAACTCAAAATGGCGGGTAGATTCTTTTTTATCTAGCACGCTTGCTATTCGCCATACGCGCTCGGTAGAGCACTACGAGGATAATTTAAATAAACTGGTGTTTCGCCAGCATCACATCAATGCACTAGTGGCACAGTTGGGAGTGCTTGCATTGTTGGTAGGTATTGGCTTTTGGGTAGAGAATCCATTTTTTCAAATACCCACTTCTGCCAGTTCGTTTTTACTATCATCTATACTCATTTCTATTATGGGTGTATTTGTGTTTTGGGCCGGAGGCTGGGGCACATTTTTAATTATTATCACCTTTATTGGCGTAAA
This genomic stretch from Chitinophagales bacterium harbors:
- a CDS encoding OmpA family protein — encoded protein: MKKVLSLLWCVWWIQLSLAQGIFKGKVSEDSTGKIPVFQAEVSVLANAAEVLKITSDFDGSFAIKTAKNTFYSIKVSYPGCKDVSVEFQTDKKGKPQISNALFVMKRDGLRLVGKVRSMKTGMPIERADVVLKDIQTREETHFLTEKDGAYNLKLRYETNYRVSIDKRSPGIVNRYEDTVFFVSTLGFNQPLDYNLDILLRPAEKLTNRTEYVQPENKPASKAVVEVKATLNPDGSPIKTVDASLEKLEIKKEKSTVKPNKKESVEEVPTQDTVKQKKQKEVKEKKEKVRREKKGKVEKAQKSKEAIVADKNVKAAAKEKEPQVEKEAKAEKSAARKQPNNNTSVVPSVVSHKDLVKEKKVVAPPAETVVAVPIQVPVATIYFVKNASFITDFSKAKLKPIVAELKANAGKKVVVNIHAGKDEQNVDMLCQTRLQATRQFFAQNGIDGARIEAKLLGNTTPVNDCTPAANCPEHKLILNRRVEFFWK